A single window of Helicobacter macacae MIT 99-5501 DNA harbors:
- the fmt gene encoding methionyl-tRNA formyltransferase has translation MRIVFMGTPIFATIVFDKLLAELERAGHSCEVLRVITQEDKPVGRKGIITPPPMKQKALQKGIEVLQPRTLDSAFSQSLASLQIDFILVVAYGKILPKSILQIAPCINVHASILPKYRGASPIQQMILSDDSHYGVSIMAMEEGLDSGAILGVSKIPRNDENYTALSATLAQLGGAELARVLCEFDTITPLAQDESKASYCKKIRKADGEVRFTNASEIYKKSLAFTPWPSVFMPNGIKIFGIKVAQIEALGTKAGKTKAGEVLSISPTIVACQKGAIEIDELQAPSKNKMRASEFLKTRGIKIGTNLLEI, from the coding sequence ATGAGAATCGTATTTATGGGGACACCGATTTTTGCGACTATCGTTTTTGATAAGCTGCTTGCAGAGCTTGAGAGGGCAGGGCATAGCTGTGAAGTCCTGCGCGTAATCACCCAAGAGGATAAGCCTGTGGGACGCAAAGGCATAATCACTCCCCCACCGATGAAGCAAAAAGCCTTGCAAAAAGGCATAGAAGTCTTGCAGCCACGCACCCTAGATAGCGCATTTAGCCAGTCCCTAGCTTCATTGCAGATAGATTTTATACTCGTAGTAGCTTATGGCAAGATATTGCCAAAATCGATTTTGCAAATCGCGCCCTGCATAAATGTCCACGCTTCCATACTGCCCAAATATCGTGGCGCAAGCCCCATTCAGCAGATGATTTTAAGCGATGATAGCCACTATGGAGTAAGCATAATGGCTATGGAGGAGGGGCTTGATAGCGGAGCGATTTTAGGGGTTAGCAAAATCCCTAGAAACGATGAGAACTACACCGCTTTGAGCGCGACTTTAGCCCAGCTAGGTGGGGCAGAGCTTGCTAGGGTTTTGTGTGAGTTTGACACTATCACGCCCTTAGCTCAAGATGAGAGCAAGGCTAGCTATTGCAAAAAGATTCGCAAAGCCGATGGGGAAGTGCGCTTCACAAATGCGAGCGAAATCTACAAAAAATCCCTAGCCTTTACCCCTTGGCCAAGCGTGTTTATGCCAAATGGCATAAAGATTTTTGGTATCAAAGTAGCACAGATAGAAGCACTCGGCACAAAAGCAGGCAAGACAAAAGCAGGCGAGGTGCTAAGCATATCGCCCACGATAGTAGCCTGCCAAAAAGGCGCGATAGAGATAGATGAGCTGCAAGCCCCTAGCAAAAACAAAATGCGCGCAAGTGAGTTTCTAAAAACACGCGGGATAAAAATCGGCACAAATCTTTTGGAGATATAA
- a CDS encoding MnmC family methyltransferase, translating into MNPSTTLFASSDGSLSAFNEEFGECYSSLSEGALSEKLTKHIAPAFEYLRSQMQSDDFKAKIPLSTKSDIWILDICFGLGYNAFLSASAFEYLLGQSNTKPKPASAKLHIISLEKDRATLDLAGQIWHLDDKKWQSLASGQSTSLNQSTSLTIIWGDASSVLKNLAQVFEKDFTKDLSKKSKNQKYLADFERDFAQGFGGDFAEYFARDFAGFDIIYQDPFSFGKNPALWSEEHFKRLFAISKSTCLITSYATRKEVLANAQKAGFLAHKQKGDFSRFCQDIFLKHKGKHTSKISNKAKSHPNPQVKSRESSLFSKQKLPAKCAKPHKPY; encoded by the coding sequence ATGAATCCAAGCACAACTCTTTTTGCTAGTAGCGATGGCTCTCTTAGTGCGTTTAATGAAGAGTTTGGCGAGTGCTACTCCTCGCTTAGTGAGGGTGCGCTAAGCGAAAAGCTCACCAAGCATATTGCCCCTGCGTTTGAGTATCTGCGCTCACAAATGCAAAGCGATGATTTTAAAGCCAAAATCCCCCTTAGCACAAAAAGCGATATTTGGATTTTGGATATTTGCTTTGGGCTAGGGTATAATGCCTTTTTGAGCGCGAGCGCATTTGAGTATTTACTAGGACAATCAAACACCAAGCCAAAACCAGCTAGCGCAAAACTTCATATCATTTCGCTAGAAAAAGATAGGGCTACTTTGGATTTGGCAGGGCAGATTTGGCACTTAGATGATAAGAAGTGGCAAAGCCTAGCTAGCGGGCAAAGCACTAGCCTAAACCAAAGCACTAGCCTAACTATCATTTGGGGCGATGCAAGCAGTGTGCTAAAAAATCTTGCACAAGTTTTTGAAAAAGATTTCACAAAAGATTTGTCAAAAAAATCAAAAAACCAAAAATATCTTGCAGATTTTGAGAGAGATTTTGCGCAGGGTTTTGGGGGGGATTTTGCAGAATATTTTGCCAGAGATTTTGCAGGCTTTGATATTATCTACCAAGACCCCTTTAGCTTTGGCAAAAACCCTGCACTATGGAGTGAGGAGCATTTCAAGCGCCTTTTTGCCATAAGCAAAAGCACTTGTCTCATCACTTCTTATGCTACGCGCAAAGAAGTGCTAGCAAACGCGCAAAAAGCAGGGTTTCTAGCACACAAGCAAAAGGGAGATTTTAGTCGTTTTTGCCAAGATATTTTTCTCAAGCACAAAGGCAAGCACACAAGCAAAATCTCCAATAAGGCAAAATCACACCCAAATCCACAAGTAAAATCTAGAGAATCTAGCCTTTTTAGTAAGCAAAAATTGCCTGCCAAATGTGCAAAACCACACAAACCATACTAA
- a CDS encoding plasminogen-binding N-terminal domain-containing protein: protein MSTTKNLTKQKPYQVRIQTFALAFALLLLLSLQQAHSEQNQLKNLYKLQHTTKIAISSVDTKSNTIEFPAMGRVVGESGFIWHIYDENYASIIATATIIEIKSSQNEYSPKNTTQEKTSQKANPQKQNPKDNASQSAKAIARINPISVLEQKYLPSPTNKPVAGDEVHFGTLNSLAFIIAPTLETYDSIRASYPSMQFLNSDLMVGYLFDKSKFDPKPKVLSNACAVYSVGLLFLVTRDRLSVLDCQSLVELDSVAFDTSAVGQTIAPFFSRVQYASSGSLDSALKRKNSKQYFEYYDGLLKEGKNFK, encoded by the coding sequence ATGAGCACGACAAAAAATCTAACAAAACAAAAACCCTACCAAGTGCGTATCCAAACTTTTGCGCTAGCTTTTGCCCTGCTACTTTTGCTATCTCTCCAGCAAGCGCACAGCGAGCAAAATCAACTAAAGAATCTTTACAAACTTCAGCACACCACAAAAATCGCCATTTCATCTGTCGATACAAAATCCAACACCATAGAATTTCCAGCTATGGGACGCGTAGTGGGCGAGAGTGGGTTTATATGGCATATCTATGATGAAAACTACGCAAGTATCATCGCCACCGCTACGATTATAGAGATAAAATCAAGCCAAAATGAATATAGCCCAAAAAACACCACACAAGAAAAAACCTCACAAAAAGCTAACCCACAAAAGCAAAATCCAAAAGATAACGCCAGCCAGAGCGCAAAAGCAATAGCGCGGATAAATCCTATCAGTGTCTTAGAGCAAAAATACCTCCCAAGCCCTACAAACAAGCCTGTCGCAGGCGATGAGGTGCATTTCGGGACGCTAAATAGCCTAGCCTTTATCATCGCTCCTACGCTAGAGACTTATGATTCTATCCGTGCTAGCTACCCATCTATGCAGTTTCTAAACTCCGATTTAATGGTGGGCTATCTTTTTGACAAAAGCAAATTCGACCCCAAGCCAAAAGTGCTAAGCAATGCTTGCGCGGTGTATAGCGTGGGATTGCTTTTTTTGGTTACAAGAGATAGGCTTTCCGTGCTTGATTGTCAAAGTTTGGTAGAGCTAGATAGCGTGGCGTTTGATACAAGTGCAGTTGGGCAGACGATTGCGCCGTTTTTTTCGCGTGTGCAATACGCCTCAAGCGGCTCGCTAGATTCTGCACTCAAGCGCAAAAACTCAAAGCAGTATTTTGAATACTACGATGGGCTACTAAAAGAGGGCAAAAACTTCAAGTAG